The following are encoded in a window of Candidatus Eisenbacteria bacterium genomic DNA:
- a CDS encoding zf-HC2 domain-containing protein — protein sequence MMTADDRDQACAAIEGLLVWYPTSTLTADERARVEDHVAGCGPCADLLRFAASLKDRLAEASSMHPAPELLVRFVEQSDDLPLTERALVETHIAGCAECMRESEILRAVDRDLAPAGERSESKTGRASGLSLAGTRFRGLWEALAGTLLRPVPAAVYLTATAALALVLLSGVDRPSERFPGTHAPPADAAPRGLVDGVVLLPSDLGAVRGPQGVDDDAPSVDTSCDQFLLLELTDLEAPPRSGTLYDVAITRAGGSSPEWTGQVDGLAFAENYSVCILLEAGSLRPGDYVVTLATPSGDLLYRSTMAAR from the coding sequence ATGATGACAGCAGATGACAGAGACCAGGCCTGCGCGGCGATCGAGGGACTCCTTGTCTGGTATCCCACATCGACTCTCACCGCGGATGAAAGAGCCCGCGTCGAGGATCATGTTGCGGGGTGCGGCCCCTGCGCCGATCTCCTTCGGTTTGCGGCGAGTCTCAAGGATCGCCTGGCCGAAGCGAGCTCCATGCATCCCGCTCCCGAACTGCTGGTGCGCTTCGTCGAGCAATCCGATGATCTGCCTCTCACCGAACGAGCCCTCGTTGAGACGCACATCGCCGGCTGCGCGGAATGCATGCGCGAGTCCGAGATCCTTCGGGCGGTCGATCGCGACCTGGCCCCGGCCGGAGAGCGATCGGAATCGAAGACAGGGCGGGCAAGCGGTCTGTCGCTCGCGGGAACCCGCTTCAGGGGGCTGTGGGAGGCGCTCGCGGGGACGCTCCTGCGGCCGGTCCCGGCCGCGGTCTACCTGACGGCCACGGCCGCGCTCGCCCTGGTCCTTCTGAGTGGCGTCGACCGGCCCTCCGAGCGCTTCCCCGGGACGCACGCGCCCCCGGCGGATGCCGCCCCGCGCGGTCTCGTCGACGGCGTGGTGCTCCTGCCGAGCGATCTCGGGGCCGTGCGCGGACCCCAGGGAGTCGACGATGACGCCCCATCGGTCGACACTTCCTGCGACCAGTTCCTGCTCCTGGAGCTGACCGATCTCGAAGCTCCTCCCCGGAGCGGGACGCTCTACGACGTCGCGATCACGAGGGCCGGGGGCTCCTCTCCCGAATGGACCGGTCAGGTCGATGGTCTGGCGTTCGCTGAGAACTACAGCGTCTGCATCCTGCTCGAGGCGGGAAGCCTGAGGCCCGGCGACTATGTCGTGACGCTCGCGACGCCGTCGGGGGATTTGCTCTACCGCTCGACCATGGCGGCGCGCTAG